One Salminus brasiliensis chromosome 5, fSalBra1.hap2, whole genome shotgun sequence DNA segment encodes these proteins:
- the LOC140555849 gene encoding cyclic nucleotide-gated channel beta-3-like, protein MFSTLKKLIRGPVVGPTPATDPASPAPASASAPAPAPASAPASAPAPAPASAPASAPATAPAPAPAPQSQAEKDEKPADNKNEPKEDKEEKTSAQTPAPAPVPAPKPEEKPVDPPANGQAPADGQEAAPSPLLPIIINKYSDAQLREIIRRMRERTNMYKEKVIDPYASSPERSPPVTPVLRKTDFLKKQEEERKRKEEEERMKKEEEAKKAAEAAEKKKEEKKEEKKEEKKDEKKKDEKKEEAAPAKEEGGSFCPKIKCTYIEVMLKPIEDRMDKVLGISIDPFTDRRYISWLSIVTIAFNYNLWFIPIRMAFPFHTPGMIPLWVTLDVIADLMYIIDMVIFQPRLQFCRGGDIIFDRDVIKKHYRESSKFQYALLSIMPLDLLYIPYGFHSIFRANRIMRFEAFFEFSDRLEGIMTKAYIWRVIRTIGYLLFILHLNSCVYYVASAYEGIGTTKWVYSGEGSAYLRCYYFAVRTLINIGGLPEPQTVFEIMFQLTNFFVGVFVFSSLIGQMRDVIGAATAGQTYFRASMDSCVAYMVTNRIPRLVQHRVRTWYNYTWDSQGMLDESELLVQMPLVMRTAIAVDINLATFQKIDLFKGCDNQMLVDMLLRLKSIVYLPGDFVCKKGDIGKEMYIIKAGEVQVIGGPDNKIVFVTLKAGCVFGEISLLQSSANGGNRRTANVAAHGFANLFVLDKKDLNDILVHYPESQKVLARKGKKLMKAKGPAAAKAEEEKKKGLALFGPKPPTPKMLRVFGGLNKKGFLERLKD, encoded by the exons ATGTTCAGCACACTGAAGAAACTTATTAGGGGTCCTGTTGTGGGCCCGACCCCAGCCACAGACCCTGCTAGTCCCGCTCCTGCTTCAGcatcagctccagctccagccccagcaTCAGCCCCAgcttcagctccagctccagccccagcaTCAGCCCCAGCTTCAGCCCCAGctacagctccagctccagccccagctccACAATCTCAGGCGGAAAAG GATGAAAAACCTGCAGACAATAAAAATGAGCCCAAAGAGGACAAAGAGGAGAAAACCTCAG CCCAAACACCTGCCCCGGCTCCCGTTCCTGCTCCAAAACCAGAGGAGAAACCTGTTGACCCTCCAGCAAATGGCCAAGCACCAGCTGACGG GCAAGAAGCAGCGCCCTCTCCTCTACTTCCAATCATAATAAACAAGTACTCAGATGCTCAACTTCGAGAAATAATCAGACGAATGCGTGAAAGAACAAACATGTACAAGGAGAAAGTCATTGACCCCTATGCATCCTCCCCAGAACGGAGCCCTCCAGTCA CACCTGtgctgagaaaaacagatttcCTAAAAAagcaagaggaggagagaaagagaaaagaagaggaggaaagaatgaaaaaggaggaggaggccaAGAAAGCTGCAGAGGCagctgagaaaaagaaagaagagaagaaagaggagaagaaagaagaaaagaaggacgagaaaaagaaagatgagaagaaggaggaagcTGCTCCGGCCAAGGAGGAGGGTGGTTCGTTTTGTCCAAAAATCAAATGCACCTACATAGAGGTCATGTTGAAACCCATTGAAGACAGGATGGACAAAGTCCTGGGCATATCCATCGATCCTTTCACAG ATCGCAGGTATATCAGTTGGCTTAGCATTGTGACCATCGCCTTCAACTACAACCTTTGGTTTATACCTATCCGCATGGCTTTTCCCTTTCACACTCCTGGGATGATTCCTCTTTGGGTTACCTTAGATGTCATAGCTGACCTGATGTACATCATCGACATGGTGATTTTTCAGCCTCGGCTACAGTTCTGCAGGGGTGGGGATATCATT TTCGACAGAGATGTAATTAAGAAGCACTACCGGGAGTCCTCCAAATTTCAG TATGCCCTGCTATCAATCATGCCTTTGGATCTGCTGTATATTCCATATGGATTCCATTCCATCTTCAGAGCCAATCGCATCATGAGG TTTGAGGCCTTTTTTGAGTTCAGTGATCGACTTGAGGGCATTATGACAAAGGCATACATCTGGAG agTCATTCGTACCATTGGATATCTCCTGTTTATCCTTCATCTCAACTCCTGTGTCTACTACGTAGCATCTGCCTACGAAGGCATTGGAACAACCAAGTGGGTCTACAGTGGTGAAGGCAGCGC GTACTTGCGCTGTTACTATTTCGCTGTGCGGACCCTGATCAACATTGGCGGACTTCCAGAGCCTCAAACAGTTTTTGAGATTATGTTTCAGTTGACAAACTTTTTTGTTGGTGTCTTTGTCTTCTCAAGTTTGATTGGGCAG ATGAGAGATGTCATTGGGGCAGCCACTGCTGGTCAAACGTATTTTCGAGCCTCTATGGACTCATGTGTGGCCTACATGGTGACTAATCGTATTCCCAGATTGGTGCAGCACAGAGTGCGTACATGGTACAACTACACCTGGGACTCACAGGGCATGTTGG ATGAGTCAGAGTTGCTGGTGCAAATGCCTCTTGTAATGAGAACAGCCATCGCTGTTGACATCAACCTCGCCACTTTCCAGAAGATTGACCTGTTTAAG GGATGTGATAATCAGATGCTTGTGGACATGCTGTTGAGGCTGAAGTCCATTGTGTATCTGCCAGGAGACTTTGTGTGTAAAAAG GGTGACATTGGTAAGGAGATGTACATCATCAAGGCTGGGGAGGTGCAGGTGATCGGTGGGCCTGACAACAAGATTGTATTTGTGACACTGAAGGCAGGCTGTGTGTTTGGCGAGATCAG TCTTCTGCAGTCCTCAGCAAATGGAGGCAACAGAAGAACAGCTAATGTGGCAGCACATGGATTTGCCAACCTTTTTGTGCTGGATAAGAAAGACCTTAATGACATCCTGGTTCACTACCCAGAGTCACAGAAGGTCCTGGCCAGGAAGGGAAA GAAACTGATGAAGGCCAAAGGTCCGGCTGCAGCCAAagcagaagaggagaagaagaaagggcTGGCACTGTTTGGACCCAAGCCTCCAACTCCTAAAATGCTCCGTGTCTTTGGAGGATTAAACAAAAAAGGATTTTTGGAAAGACTTAAG GACTAA
- the LOC140556124 gene encoding cyclic nucleotide-gated channel beta-3-like has translation MFSKLKSLLWPSGAVTQNPEPPSTAPASAPAPAPAPAPAPAPAPAPAPSAKEDKPEKEKDEEKKEEQKKEEEKAADPTPAPAPAPAPAPAPAPAPAPEAPKPEAKPADGANNTQGAPEGEEEAPPPSPPIVINRYSDDQLRDVIKRLRERTKLYKEKATDPYASSPEHSPPVTPVYRKEDWEKKLEEDRIKKEEAEKKKKEDDAKRAAAKKEKEEKEKKDKEEKLKEEQAKAAAEAAARICPEIKCTCIDSLLKPIEDKMDSYLGATIDPFTDRRYIKWLSVVTVAYNYNVWFATARLCFPFHTPVSVPFWIFFDILTDVVNVIDIVIFQPRLQFVKGGDIIKDRGMAKEKYRGSARFKSDMISIIPFDLLSFQFGFSSLYRFNRFLRIESFFEFSDRLESVMAKAYIWRVARTTGYLLYCLHLNSCLYYVASAYEGLGSTRWTYDGEGTAYLRCYYFATRTLITIGGLPEPHTLFEIIFQMVNFFTGVFVFSSLIGQMRDVIGAATAGQTYFRASMDLCVAYMNTYTIPRLVQNRVRTWYNYTWDSQGMLDESELLDKMPLVMRTAIAVDVNLTTFQKIELFKGCDNQMLVDMLLRLKSIVYLPGDFVCKKGDIGREMYIIKAGEVQVIGGPDNKIVFVTLKAGCVFGEISLLQSAKDGGNRRTANVAAHGFANLFVLDKKDLNDILVHYPESQKVLARKGRKLMKAKGPAAAKAEEEKKKGLALFGPKPPTPKMLRAFGGFGKGGLLERLKASEKK, from the exons ATGTTCAGCAAGCTGAAATCGCTTTTATGGCCCAGTGGAGCAGTAACGCAAAACCCGGAGCCACCATCTACAGCTCCTGCATCAGCTCCTGCACCAGCTCCAGCACCAGCTCCAGCACCAGCTCCTGCACCGGCTCCTGCACCTTCAGCTAAG GAAGACAAACCAGAGAAGGAAAAAgatgaggagaagaaagaggagcaGAAAAAGGAGGAAGAAAAAGCTGCAG ATCCTACCCCTGCCCCAGCTCCTGCCCCTGCCCCTGCACCTGCCCCGGCTCCTGCCCCTGCACCAGAGGCCCCTAAACCAGAGGCTAAGCCAGCAGACGGGGCTAATAATACACAGGGCGCTCCAGAGGG tGAAGAGGAGGCTCCACCCCCTTCTCCACCTATTGTCATTAACAGGTACTCTGATGACCAGCTGCGAGATGTTATCAAGCGCttaagagagagaacaaaattATACAAGGAAAAAGCCACAGACCCTTATGCCTCTTCACCAGAGCACAGCCCTCCAGTCA CGCCAGTTTATCGAAAGGAAGACTGGGAAAAGAAGCTGGAAGAAGACAGGATAAAGAAGGAAGaggcagagaagaagaaaaaagaagatgATGCCAAGAGAGCAgcagccaaaaaagaaaaagaagagaaagaaaaaaaggacaaagaGGAAAAACTGAAGGAGGAGCAGGCAAAGGCAGCAGCAGAAGCTGCAGCGAGAATATGTCCAGAAATCAAATGCACTTGTATAGACAGTCTTCTGAAACCTATAGAGGACAAAATGGACAGCTATTTAGGAGCTACCATCGACCCCTTCACTG ATCGGCGCTATATCAAATGGTTGAGTGTGGTCACAGTGGCTTACAACTACAACGTATGGTTTGCAACGGCACGTTTGTGTTTTCCATTTCACACTCCGGTGTCTGTTCCTTTCTGGATATTTTTTGATATCCTTACGGATGTAGTTAATGTTATTGACATAGTCATCTTCCAGCCACGACTACAGTTTGTCAAAGGAGGAGACATTATC AAAGACAGAGGAATGGCAAAGGAGAAATATAGAGGATCTGCAAGATTTAAG TCTGACATGATCAGTATCATTCCCTTTGATTTGCTGTCCTTTCAGTTTGGATTTTCATCACTGTACCGATTTAACAGGTTCTTGAGG ATCGAGTCATTCTTTGAGTTCAGTGACCGGCTTGAAAGCGTAATGGCCAAGGCTTACATTTGGAG AGTGGCCCGCACCACTGGCTACCTACTCTATTGCCTGCACCTTAACTCTTGCCTGTACTATGTAGCATCTGCCTACGAGGGACTTGGCAGTACGAGATGGACATATGATGGCGAAGGAACAGC ATACCTACGATGTTACTACTTCGCTACACGGACTCTGATCACCATCGGGGGCCTGcctgagccacacacactttttgagATCATATTTCAGATGGTAAACTTTTTCACGGGAGTTTTCGTCTTCTCCAGTTTGATTGGACAG ATGAGAGATGTCATTGGAGCAGCCACTGCAGGACAGACCTACTTCCGAGCTTCTATGGATTTGTGTGTGGCCTACATGAACACATACACTATCCCCCGTCTGGTGCAGAACAGAGTGCGCACCTGGTACAACTACACATGGGACTCCCAGGGAATGCTGG ATGAATCAGAACTACTGGATAAGATGCCTCTGGTGATGAGAACTGCCATTGCGGTGGACGTCAACCTCACCACTTTCCAGAAGATAGAACTTTTCAAG GGATGTGATAATCAGATGCTTGTGGACATGTTGCTGAGGCTGAAGTCCATTGTTTATCTGCCAGGAGACTTTGTATGTAAAAAG GGAGACATCGGAAGAGAGATGTACATCATCAAGGCTGGGGAGGTGCAGGTGATTGGTGGGCCTGACAACAAGATTGTATTTGTGACGCTCAAGGCAGGCTGTGTGTTTGGCGAGATCAG TCTCTTGCAGTCAGCAAAAGATGGAGGCAACAGAAGAACAGCTAATGTGGCAGCACATGGATTTGCCAATCTCTTCGTGCTGGATAAGAAAGACCTCAATGACATCCTGGTTCACTACCCAGAGTCACAGAAGGTCCTGGCCAGGAAGGGAAG GAAGCTGATGAAGGCCAAAGGTCCAGCTGCAGCCAAagcagaagaagagaagaagaaagggcTGGCACTGTTTGGACCCAAGCCTCCAACTCCTAAAATGCTCCGTGCCTTTGGAGGCTTTGGAAAAGGAGGCTTACTGGAAAGACTCAAG GCTTCAGAGAAGAAGTAA